In the genome of Ananas comosus cultivar F153 linkage group 11, ASM154086v1, whole genome shotgun sequence, one region contains:
- the LOC109717270 gene encoding LOW QUALITY PROTEIN: galactinol synthase 1-like (The sequence of the model RefSeq protein was modified relative to this genomic sequence to represent the inferred CDS: deleted 1 base in 1 codon): protein MAPIVPTAPAAGKSGGRVMKSRAYVTFLAGDGDYVKGVVGLAKGLRKVGSAYRLVVAVLPDVPEAHRRILATQGCVVREIEPVYPPENHIRFAMAYYVINYSKLRIWNFEEYSKMIYLDADIQVYDNVDHLFDRPDGYLYAVMDCFCEKTWSHTPQYKIGYCQQCPDKVKWPEHSKVAWPAEMGPTPPLYFNAGMFVFEPGREICDRLLETLRVVPVTPFAEQDFLNMFFEKIYKPIPLVYNLVLAMLWRHPENVELDNVKVVHYCAAGSKPWRYTGKEANMDREDIKTLVAKWLDIYNDDSLDYVAAENAVLQETACSLSPIVTVVTETSNNSYIPTPSAA, encoded by the exons ATGGCCCCCATTGTGCCGACGGCCCCAGCGGCGGGCAAGTCAGGTGGCCGAGTAATGAAGTCTAGAGCTTATGTTACGTTTCTGGCGGGGGACGGAGACTACGTAAAAGGAGTGGTTGGGCTGGCGAAAGGGCTCAGAAAGGTCGGGAGTGCGTACCGACTAGTTGTTGCGGTGCTCCCCGATGTGCCTGAAGCGCATCGTCGGATCCTCGCTACTCAGGGTTGCGTAGTTCGGGAGATCGAGCCGGTGTATCCACCGGAGAACCACATCCGATTCGCCATGGCATACTATGTCATCAACTACTCCAAGCTGCGCATTTGGAAT TTTGAGGAGTATAGCAAGATGATTTACCTGGACGCCGATATCCAAGTCTACGACAACGTCGACCACCTCTTCGACCGCCCGGACGGCTACTTGTATGCGGTGATGGACTGCTTCTGCGAGAAAACGTGGAGCCACACCCCGCAATACAAGATCGGGTATTGCCAACAGTGCCCCGACAAGGTGAAGTGGCCCGAGCAC AGCAAGGTCGCATGGCCTGCGGAGATGGGGCCGACTCCTCCCCTCTACTTCAATGCCGGCATGTTCGTGTTCGAGCCGGGTCGAGAAATCTGTGATAGGCTCCTGGAGACTTTGCGGGTTGTACCGGTCACTCCTTTCGCTGAGCag GACTTTTTGAACATGTTCTTTGAGAAAATCTACAAGCCAATTCCTCTAGTCTACAACCTGGTTCTAGCCATGTTATGGCGCCACCCCGAGAATGTCGAGCTCGACAACGTCAAGGTGGTTCACTACTGCGCTGCG GGCTCTAAACCGTGGAGGTATACTGGAAAAGAAGCAAATATGGACAGAGAAGATATAAAGACACTGGTGGCGAAATGGCTGGACATCTACAACGACGATTCGCTCGACTACGTTGCAGCGGAGAATGCAGTTCTGCAGGAGACTGCTTGCTCACTTTCTCCGATCGTGACGGTCGTGACGGAGACGTCGAATAACAGCTACATTCCTACACCCTCTGCAGCATAG
- the LOC109717625 gene encoding myb-related protein 305: MGEEANYNNMDRMINSSQEAEVRKGPWTLEEDLILINYITHHGEGVWNNLARSAGLNRTGKSCRLRWLNYLRPDVRRGNITPEEQMLIMDLHARWGNRWSKIARQLPGRTDNEIKNYWRTRIQKKVKHCEHDYQNVMLTDEAIPSTSTSQLNSVEDGASTQPNYPEYNMIDAEALEAPQFSSHESSDNFWTVDDFWSMQPLNCD, from the exons ATGGGGGAGGAAGCTAACTACAACAACATGGATAGGATGATAAATAGTAGCCAAGAGGCGGAGGTGAGGAAGGGGCCATGGACCCTGGAGGAAGATCTCATCCTCATCAACTACATCACACACCACGGGGAGGGTGTCTGGAACAATCTCGCTCGCTCCGCGG GTCTCAACCGGACGGGGAAGAGTTGCCGCCTCCGGTGGCTGAACTATCTGAGGCCGGACGTGCGGCGGGGGAACATCACGCCGGAGGAGCAGATGCTGATCATGGACCTCCATGCTAGATGGGGTAATAG GTGGTCCAAAATTGCGAGACAACTGCCCGGGAGGACGGATAACGAAATAAAGAATTATTGGAGGACCagaatacaaaaaaaagttaagcATTGTGAGCATGATTACCAAAATGTGATGCTCACTGATGAAGCTATCCCGAGCACTAGCACAAGCCAACTAAATAGTGTCGAAGATGGTGCGTCAACCCAGCCGAACTACCCCGAATACAATATGATCGATGCTGAGGCTCTCGAGGCACCTCAATTCTCTAGTCACGAATCCAGTGATAACTTTTGGACTGTCGACGATTTCTGGTCGATGCAACCACTCAATTGTGACTGA
- the LOC109717355 gene encoding uncharacterized protein LOC109717355: METLEAQDDGAPAPNPKPPEPETLDPCPAQRRRRAEPRASRTGGRGHAKVSSEPVESPSVETLVSSDSSSKENPFRAGDLVWGKIKGHQWWPGKVVDPSEQHGSMDHQEEDRSVLVAFFGGGGGGFVRCEQSQLRPFKEGFNQMVKHSSSSSFVRAVKDALNEVRKFLDSEFACYCVVEKDPAKDSMEKRHFDEKYGVSNGVGALSITNCSPRQFLEHLRETARDVLVANMLEVTMFLSWAAAIKRSNCCSVHFGEVYADQVDECEPNGFGDADKNKVEEGCQVLKHRLVKGPDISKESNRKKERSIAELIGVTDSVKAEIHDDQEEKENISLSRMDRSLSSSRKRKKRAETDKSSNVENGGLLSAEEMSSDRRERKKSKYLLPPFTFLGGHSKRPLYTTAAEDGMLENEIETPQATPPVSPSSSLKQGSKTAHLPVDDDDSVEKILYEFLAAASDHLHLKRNHSVRPVKYFFDKFRSYAYTEGSEFESYKHVLDGAEIIDTKSAKKDMGDGSRKGKSSGRRIKKKAEANGNTSLEQSSDMNTIGKDKEAFVETRLVLDLNHVNGPEEVKPRRKRRTKKSDAVGCDAGGEPLMDLMLDSINPLKKAILQNKASRSKSVDNDNSPFLKGHKLIYQSETSNADKKKSRKAANGESVVTPVQVHANGPEESRPRQKKEKVEGTEHRNVSSVPNSPTAKTPLPYIKRSLEKMISKLHGSTAHEKESGRTMRLRPEVEMNLLGEMECMLEKVNKLLTEPCAGTHV; this comes from the coding sequence ATGGAAACCCTAGAAGCCCAAGACGATGGAGCTCCAGCTCCGAATCCGAAGCCACCGGAGCCCGAAACCCTAGATCCTTGTCCGGCTCAGCGGCGGCGAAGGGCGGAACCTAGGGCTTCGCGAACCGGAGGCCGCGGCCATGCTAAGGTTTCATCTGAGCCCGTGGAGAGCCCATCGGTGGAAACCCTAGTTTCCTCTGATTCGAGCTCCAAGGAGAACCCATTTCGTGCTGGGGATTTGGTTTGGGGCAAGATCAAGGGGCATCAATGGTGGCCGGGGAAGGTCGTCGATCCTTCAGAGCAACACGGTTCAATGGACCACCAAGAGGAGGATCGGAGTGTTCTCGTCGCTTtcttcggcggcggcggtggcggcttCGTGCGGTGTGAGCAATCGCAGCTCAGGCCCTTCAAAGAGGGATTTAATCAGATGGTGAAGCATAGTAGCTCCAGTAGCTTTGTCCGTGCTGTGAAAGATGCTTTAAATGAAGTGAGGAAGTTTTTGGACTCGGAATTCGCTTGTTACTGTGTAGTGGAAAAAGACCCAGCTAAGGATTCGATGGAAAAGAGGCATTTTGATGAGAAATATGGAGTTAGCAATGGAGTCGGGGCACTGTCAATCACTAATTGCTCACCTCGGCAATTCCTCGAGCACCTTCGTGAAACTGCTCGAGATGTTTTGGTAGCTAATATGCTTGAAGTGACCATGTTCTTGAGTTGGGCTGCAGCTATTAAGCGTTCAAATTGTTGCTCTGTTCACTTTGGGGAAGTGTATGCAGACCAAGTAGACGAGTGTGAGCCCAACGGGTTCGGAGATGCGGATAAGAACAAAGTCGAAGAAGGTTGCCAAGTTCTCAAGCATAGGTTGGTGAAAGGACCAGATATATCGAAGGAGTCGAAccgaaagaaagagaggagcaTTGCAGAGCTCATTGGAGTAACTGACAGTGTTAAAGCAGAGATCCATGATGAtcaagaagagaaagagaacatCAGCTTGAGTAGGATGGATAGGTCGTTATCTTCATCTCGGAAGAGGAAAAAGAGGGCTGAGACTGATAAGAGTTCCAATGTGGAGAATGGTGGTCTTTTGTCTGCCGAGGAAATGAGCTCGGATAGACGAGAGCGTAAGAAGAGCAAATACCTGTTGCCTCCCTTCACTTTTCTAGGCGGGCACAGCAAGCGCCCTCTATATACTACTGCAGCCGAAGATGGAATGCTGGAGAATGAAATAGAAACTCCTCAAGCTACGCCTCCTGTGTCCCCATCAAGCTCTTTGAAGCAGGGCAGTAAGACTGCTCATTTACCGGTAGATGACGACGATTCTGTTGAGAAGATATTATATGAGTTTCTTGCTGCGGCAAGCGATCATCTTCATCTGAAAAGGAACCATTCAGTGAGACCGGTGAAGTACTTCTTCGACAAATTTAGGAGCTATGCATACACCGAAGGTTCAGAATTTGAGAGCTACAAACACGTCCTTGATGGTGCGGAGATTATAGATACGAAATCAGCTAAGAAAGACATGGGTGATGGGTCTCGGAAAGGTAAATCTTCAGGAAGAAGGATCAAGAAGAAGGCTGAAGCAAATGGAAATACATCATTGGAGCAAAGCAGCGATATGAATACCATTGGGAAGGATAAAGAGGCCTTTGTTGAGACCCGCTTGGTGTTAGATCTTAATCATGTAAATGGTCCCGAAGAAGTTAAGCCTAGGCGTAAGAGGCGAACAAAAAAGAGTGATGCTGTAGGTTGTGATGCCGGAGGTGAACCCCTAATGGATTTGATGCTTGATTCCATCAATCCTCTTAAGAAAGCTATCCTTCAGAATAAGGCAAGTAGAAGCAAGAGCGTAGACAATGATAATTCTCCATTTCTCAAAGGCCACAAACTCATTTATCAATCCGAAACTAGTAATGCTGATAAGAAAAAGAGTCGGAAAGCAGCGAATGGCGAAAGTGTAGTGACTCCAGTCCAAGTACATGCCAATGGTCCAGAAGAGAGTAGACCAAGgcagaagaaggagaaggtagAGGGAACTGAGCACAGGAATGTGAGTTCCGTACCGAATTCCCCTACTGCGAAGACCCCGCTTCCATACATAAAGAGGAGCCTCGAGAAGATGATATCCAAGTTGCATGGATCCACTGCCCATGAGAAAGAGTCCGGGCGTACAATGCGGTTGAGGCCGGAAGTAGAAATGAATCTACTGGGTGAGATGGAGTGCATGCTGGAAAAGGTTAACAAGTTGCTCACTGAACCTTGTGCTGGTACTCATGTTTAA